Sequence from the bacterium genome:
CTCTTCACACATGCCGAACAGCGTGCCGGCCAGAGAAAACAGAACCATCGTCACAGGGATGAAGAATTTCTGCAGATGCGGTTTGTGGCTGAAAAACCAGGCCATGCGTTGCACGCCGGCGGAGACCGCACCCGTGTTTTGAATGACCGTAAAAACGCCGCCAATGACAAAAAGAAACGCAATGATCTGAGCGGCCTGGACGAATCCCTTGAGCGGTGCAGTCAGCACCGCGCCGAGTCCCTGCGGCCGGCTTTCGGCTGGGTGGAAAGAGTCGGCGATGACCATGGTC
This genomic interval carries:
- a CDS encoding YfcC family protein, producing MRSKFSFNTLIMIYAIVLVTAGLTWLAPGGEYQRRVENGKTMVIADSFHPAESRPQGLGAVLTAPLKGFVQAAQIIAFLFVIGGVFTVIQNTGAVSAGVQRMAWFFSHKPHLQKFFIPVTMVLFSLAGTLFGMCEE